A portion of the Pithys albifrons albifrons isolate INPA30051 chromosome 1, PitAlb_v1, whole genome shotgun sequence genome contains these proteins:
- the ING4 gene encoding inhibitor of growth protein 4 isoform X1 has protein sequence MAAGMYLEHYLDSIENLPFELQRNFQLMRDLDQRTEDLKSEIDKLATEYISNARTLSSEEKLGLLKQIQEAYGKCKEFGDDKVQLAMQTYEMVDKHIRRLDTDLARFEADLKEKQIESSDYDSSSSKGKKKGRAQKEKKAARARSKGKNSDEEAPKTAQKKLKLVRTSTEYGMPSVTFGNVHPSDVLDMPVDPNEPTYCLCHQVSYGEMIGCDNPDCSIEWFHFACVGLTTKPRGKWFCPRCSQERKKK, from the exons atggcggcggggATGTACCTGGAGCACTACCTGGACA GTATTGAGAACCTGCCATTTGAATTGCAGAGAAACTTCCAGCTCATGCGAGATCTGGATCAGAGGACAGAAG ACCTCAAGTCGGAGATTGATAAACTGGCCACAGAGTATATCAGCAATGCACGGACTTTGTCTTCAGAGGAAAAACTGGGGCTTCTCAAGCAGATCCAGGAGGCCTATGGGAAGTGCAAGGAGTTTGGGGACGACAAGGTTCAGCTGGCTATGCAGACCTACGAGATG GTTGATAAGCACATCCGGCGGCTGGACACAGACCTTGCTCGCTTTGAAGCAGACCTGAAGGAGAAGCAGATAGAGTCGAGTGACTATGACAGTTCTTCTAGCAAGGGCAAGAAGA AGGGCCGAgcccagaaagagaaaaaagctgcCCGTGCTCGCTCTAAAGGAAAGAACTCTGATGAGGAAGCACCAAAAACTGCCCAAAAGAAATTGAAGCTTGTCCGCAC TAGCACAGAGTATGGGATGCCTTCAGTCACCTTTGGAAATGTGCACCCTTCGGATGTCCTGGATATGCCCGTGGACCCCAACGAGCCAACTTactgcctctgccaccaggtCTCCTATGGGGAGATGATTGGCTGCGACAACCCAGAT TGTTCCATTGAATGGTTTCATTTTGCCTGTGTGGGTCTGACAACAAAACCAAGAGGGAAATG GTTCTGCCCTCGCTGTTcccaggagaggaagaagaaataa
- the ING4 gene encoding inhibitor of growth protein 4 isoform X2, which produces MRDLDQRTEDLKSEIDKLATEYISNARTLSSEEKLGLLKQIQEAYGKCKEFGDDKVQLAMQTYEMVDKHIRRLDTDLARFEADLKEKQIESSDYDSSSSKGKKKGRAQKEKKAARARSKGKNSDEEAPKTAQKKLKLVRTSTEYGMPSVTFGNVHPSDVLDMPVDPNEPTYCLCHQVSYGEMIGCDNPDCSIEWFHFACVGLTTKPRGKWFCPRCSQERKKK; this is translated from the exons ATGCGAGATCTGGATCAGAGGACAGAAG ACCTCAAGTCGGAGATTGATAAACTGGCCACAGAGTATATCAGCAATGCACGGACTTTGTCTTCAGAGGAAAAACTGGGGCTTCTCAAGCAGATCCAGGAGGCCTATGGGAAGTGCAAGGAGTTTGGGGACGACAAGGTTCAGCTGGCTATGCAGACCTACGAGATG GTTGATAAGCACATCCGGCGGCTGGACACAGACCTTGCTCGCTTTGAAGCAGACCTGAAGGAGAAGCAGATAGAGTCGAGTGACTATGACAGTTCTTCTAGCAAGGGCAAGAAGA AGGGCCGAgcccagaaagagaaaaaagctgcCCGTGCTCGCTCTAAAGGAAAGAACTCTGATGAGGAAGCACCAAAAACTGCCCAAAAGAAATTGAAGCTTGTCCGCAC TAGCACAGAGTATGGGATGCCTTCAGTCACCTTTGGAAATGTGCACCCTTCGGATGTCCTGGATATGCCCGTGGACCCCAACGAGCCAACTTactgcctctgccaccaggtCTCCTATGGGGAGATGATTGGCTGCGACAACCCAGAT TGTTCCATTGAATGGTTTCATTTTGCCTGTGTGGGTCTGACAACAAAACCAAGAGGGAAATG GTTCTGCCCTCGCTGTTcccaggagaggaagaagaaataa